gactcagctagtgcccatatgggattctggtgttgcaggcagcagctctacccaccacaataccatgctggcccctacataaatctttaagaaacaaaaataaggggccagtgctgtggcatagtgggtaaagctgttgtctgcagtgctgacatcccatatgggtgccgtttcgagtcccagctgctccacttccattccagctctctgctgtggcctgggaaagcaatagaagatggcccaagtccttgggcccctgcacccacgtgggagacctggaagaagctcctggcttctgacttcggatcagcgcagctctggctgattcagccatttggggagtgaaccagtagatggaagatctctctctctctctccctctgcctctgcctctacctctgcctctacgtaactctttcaaataaataaatctttaaaaaaaataagtgaactaATATTTGAGTTAGTAGTCCCTGTGATATGCAGatgttgctggttttttttttagtttatcaCAATAACCCAGGATGCCTGAGATCTGTTACTTTGAAAGTTTTGAAAAACTGAAACCTCTTGCATGTTTCTGTATTATCTACAGATTTTCTTCGTGCATTTAGATTCtcacaaaatataattttcagcAACTTATAAACATTGCcattttaaatcaaaatgttatagcatttaaaatacatccaaatgaggggccagcacttcgccctagctggtaaagccgcggcctgcagtaccagcatcccatatggccactggttcgagtcccggctgcttctcttccaatccagctctctgccatggcctgggaaagcagtagaagatggcccaagtccttgggcccctgcacccatgtgggagacccggaggaagctcctgactcttgacttctgattgatgcagctcctgccgttgtagccagctgggagtgagccagcgaatggaagacctctcgacctctctgccttctgcctctctttctctctctctgtaactctgactttcaaataaataaataaatccaagtgAGATCTAAAAATAGTAATTTGACATACAAAATCAAACTTTTAAGAAGGGGCAGGCAGCTCCATGCTTCCAGGCCTGCATGTTCCCTCCACGTGGCAGGCTTCTCTGCtgggtatgaatccagatttccccttctttcttggatagggccctcactcccctgtgcatttctctcactgaataaaaagcttaaaaacttaaattacaaaagggggggcaggcatttggccctaGCAGTTAAAACGCCTGTGTCTCGTGTTGGAGTATCTGGCTCCGAGGGCTTTCTctgctcccagtcccagctttctgctaattcagaTCCCAGGATGcagtgatggtggctcaagtggtttggttccagccatccatgtgggaggtctgggactgagtttccagctcctggctttggcctgtccctgcTATGGCTGTTACTGgtattgggggaatgaaccagtgagtgagagatctttgtctctctctctctctcaatctctctcaatctccctccctccctccctttctcctttcctccctctctctctctgcctttcaatcaataataaataaatcaataaattaaattaaatattaaaatcaataataataataataaataagggCTATTTCTTTTTTAGTACTCGTAGTCTCATCACTCTTAGAGtgttccttttttctcctctaaagTAAAACATGTCTTACAGTGGGAAGTCTTTTTATGGATCATCCTGTCATACTTCTATCCAACAAAAACATATGCATAAATTTAGAAGTTCCCCTGTTGCCCTTAGGACATGTGTAATAACTTAATCTGTGAgagaattatctttttaaaaaaagatttacttatttgattttttttttaattttttattttattttttttttttgacaggcagagtggacagtgagagagagagacagagagagaaaggtcttcctttgccgttggttcaccctccaatggctgccgctgcagccggcgcaccgtactgatccgatggcaggagccaggatccaggtgcttttcctggtctcccatggggtgcagggcccaagcacctgggccatcctccactgcactccctggccatagcagagagctggcctggaagaggggcaaccgggacagaatccggcgccccaaccgggactagaacccggtgtgccggcgccgcaaggtggaggattagcctattgagccacggcgccggctaagatttacttatttgaaagagttatacaaagagagagagatcttccatctgctggcccactccccaggtggccacaatggctggagctgtgctgatctggagccaggagcctctcccgggtctccacatgggtacaggggcccaaggacttgggccatgttccactgcttttctaggccatagcagagagctggatcagaagtggagcagccgggactcgaaccagtgcccatatgggatatcggcactgcaggcaatggctttacctgctacaccacagagctggcccccaaagAATTATCTTTACTGTTGGTAGTCCATGGTTCCCCTGAACAATGTAAATATATTAAGatgttcattaaaattatttaaaaaagtgaattttaaagttggtgccgcggctcaataggctaatcctctgcctgcggcgctggcaccccaagttctagtcccagtcggggtgccggttctgtcccagttgctcctcttccagtccagctctctgctgtggcccaggagtgcagtccttgggccctgcacccgcatgggagactgggagaagcacctggctcctggcttcggatcagcgcagcacgctggccgcagcggccattgtggggtgaaccaacagaaaatggaagacctttctctctgtctctctttctcattatccactccacctgtcaaaaaaaaaaagtgaattttattaGAAATGTTTCTCCTATGACAGATAAGTTTTAATTTGTTTAGATTTTCCTAATTAGGTCATGTAGCCATCAGTGAATATTGTTTAGTGCTATAATAAGAGGATTTAATATCAGTTATGgtggtgattttttgttttcctacTGAGAAACTTTGCTCGCACAAATATGTATAtgggaatggaagacttctttctgaaTTATATGCTCAGAAACAAGGTGATCTGAtatcaaaaatgattttttatgtGAAGACTTTGCTAAAGTCTTGCAACTTTGATGACAGCAAATACTTGGAAACCATCTGACTGACTTATGAAGGGAGCTGCGGCTCAGGTCTCAGTGCCTGCTGTTGAGATTGCGCGTGGGTGAGGAGAGACTGGGACTGGCATTCAGAGCTATCCCTCAGGCGATGGGTTTGAGGAAGGAGCCTTTCGGGAAGCTGAGGTCCTGAAACTCTCCCTGCCTGCTGTGAGGCGTGGAACTGAGCCCACTGAAGATGCCTGTCTAATGGGCTGTTTTCTCTGAAAGCTTCCATTTGAGGCCTCTCGGTAGTTACCTCCTGTTGAGGTGTGGCTTGTATATATTTATTGCTTATTGGCATAGAAAATAGACCTAGACTTACTTTAAATGCAGAAATAGGTGAAGATACTATACCTTGTGCTATATGGGCCCCTATAGTTTTTAGAACTCTTTTCTGTGCCCTCGTGTGGCCTGTGCAGCACCTTGTGGTAGAGCAGGAGTGGGCGCAGAGGGTTCTGGGTGTCCTGACTCACCGAGCACTGGGTGGACAGCTGCATCTAGATCACATTTCTTCCCCGTCCTCTTTCCCGGTAGTTCCTGCCTGCCCTTCTTCTGCCGCAGTGGACCATGGACTTAGATCTGAGTGATGATGTCATAACTGATTACACTTTGATAACTGTAGCCAGAGCAGAGAATAAGTACTGACAAATTCTCAGTTTGTGCATTTGTATCAGAGCAAAGGAGCAACTTGCACTTAgaattttgtattaaaaataagagtaatagGTACTATTTCTTGTATCCTTCCGCATGTCCCAGACCCAGTAGTGGGCCCGTCCATGTCTGCTCTGGGATAGGAGTAGCCTGAGGACCTCCACCCTTCCTATGACAAGCCCCTGCAGGAAACAGTTGAGAGAACCTTTAGTAGACGTGGGGACCCCTCTTCGAGATGCCCTGGACGTGTGTGGCGGACCTCTGGTCACGACTTGGGGGGCATTTGCGGGGCTGGGAAGTGGCGCTTTCTCTCGGAATGTGCAGAGAGCTCccctgcaggagccagagcctaaCCCCTCTTTGCTCCTCAGGATGGAGTCCACAGAGAAGTGTGAAGCCATCATCACCCACTTCAATGGAAAATATATCAAGACACCCCCTGGAGTACCAGGTGAGGCATCTGGGAGTCAGGCCGAGAGAGCCACAAGCTGTGACTTGTATGAGACGCCTGGAGCAGACTGCGCGAGAACGAGGGGCTGAGCGAGGTGGGCCTCAgctgcccttctgccttctctcttgACAGCCCCGTCTGATCCTTTGCTTTGCAAATTTGCCGATGGCGGCCCAAAGAAACGACAGAACCAAGGAAAATTTGTGCAAAATGGACGGGCCTGGCCAAGGAATGGAGACATGGTAAGAGGACCTCAGAGGGGGCCTGAAGGTGGAATGGAAGAGACTGTGGCGTGACATCTGTGAGCTCAGGTGGCAGACTCCAGAGCTGTGCCTCAGAGGTGCTGGCTCCTCACTGTGCATCTGTCTGATGCAGGGTTTCGCAGCCTGCATAGTCGGCAAAACTCTGCAGCAGCTGTAGTGAGACTTGTCCAGACTTCAGCGGCTGAACAAAATACACCGCAAGTCTTGCATTCTGGCCTGGCTCCTGTTCTCACTCAAGACTCACAATACGAATGCTGTGTTCTTTCTTTATAGGGTGGGATGGCCTTGACCTATGACCCCACCACAGCTCTGCAGAATGGGTAAGGGTGTTATATATCATCAGGCTACCTGAAAATGACCATGACCCGTGTCCAGGCACTCAGGGTGTCATCCTGGTTCGTGGGTACCAGTTGACTAGCAGGAAGTGGCTCTGCCCTTACTTTGCAACTCCTGTCACTCATTACTGATTGACATTCCTTCCTGCAGGTTCTACCCTGCCCCCTACAACATCACCTCCAGCAGGATGCTTGCTCAGGCTGCGCTCCCCCCTTACCTTCCGTCTCCTGGGTCACCCTATCAGGTATGCTTGTACCCAGAGTGGGGCGGGTCTTTCTCTGCCACTGTGTTTCAGGTGAAGGAATGTAAGGCAAGAAACCActtgggtttttggttttgtttccttGCTACATATTGCACGCAAATAACATGGAAATATAAAGTGCAGTCACTCTGTAGGAGCAGTGTCCACGCTCACATTTATACACACATGGGCCCTCTTACGCCCCTTCCACCACCCCCACAGTAAACCCACGTGAGTTCCCTACTACATGGCATTTTCCATACTTTTCTTTGTACAAATATGCAAGTACACAAATGTATACGGTTTGGGGAGTTGTTCAGTTTAGAAAACTTGGACCgtatgaaataaatttttgtctcttttaacaatgtCTTAGATCAGTGATTCTCAAAATATGGTGCCAGATCAAAGTATTGCATCCCTTGGGAATTTCTAGAGCATAAATTTTGGGACTCTCCAGATCTACTGAATTAGAAACTCAGGAtggggcagagttacacacacacacacacagaccttccatccactggctcactccccaaatggctacaatggccagggctgggtgaggccacaGGAAAGAGCCCagcgctccatccaggtctcccgtgtgggtggcagcggcccagtacttgggccaccacttctgtttctcaagtgcattagcagggagatagatggacagcagaggagctggaactcaaactggcgctctgcTCCGACTCAGGGTGCGGGtgttccaggcagtggctttttaaCCCACTGACCACAACGTCTGTCCCCCAGGAAACTGTTATTATATCTGACATAACATAGAGgtcttattatatatatatatatatatatattttttttttttttttttgacaggcagagttagacagtgagagagagacacagagagaaaggtctttttccgttggttcaccccctaagtggcctctacggccggcgcgttgcgcccatccaaagccaggagccaggtgcctactcctggtctcccatatgggtgcagggcccaaggacctgggccatcctccactgcactcccgggccacagcagagagctggactggaagaggagcaaccgggacagaatccggcaccctgaccaggactagaacccgggttgctggcgccgtaggcagaggattaaccaagtgagccacagtgctggcccatctaTTATATTTTCTTACTGCATGTAACTAGTTGTCCTAACACCAAATTATTAAGAAATCTATCTTTTCCCTACTGAATTGAAATGCTCAGGTAACCTGTAATACACTTTTTGTGTCTATAGATTTGACTTTTCAGGACATTTCAtatgaatggaatcatacaacacatggactttggaaaaaaaaaaaaaaaaggaggggagaggCTCTGAGGCATAGAAGTTgagtgaagcctccacctgcagtgccggcatcccatatgggcgccagtttgtgtcccagctgccccactccccatccagctccctgctaatgtgcctgggaaagcaatggaagggggcccaagtccttgggtccctgcagccaccacaggcagtggcttaaccattgcaccacTGCCTCAGCCCCACCACGCATGCTCTTTTGTGTTTGATTTCTTTCACTTCGCAAGGTCagtacttcattcatttttttagctGAATAATATGCCATTGTGTGAATGTGGTGTGTtttgtctatccatctatcaGCGGGCCGTCTGAGTTGCCCCCCTTTTTGGCTGCTGTGAACGCTTGTGTACGTGTTTGTGTGGACATAGCCTTTCATGTCACGTGGGTGTGTACCCGGGAGTGGAATCGCTGGGCTACACAGTCTCTATTTTGAATCTCTTGTCAAAGTGGTTCCTGAAGTGGCTGCAGCATTTTTACATCCCCtcaacagtgtctttttttttttttaaagacttttatttatttgagaggcagagttacagagagagagacaggtcggagctgcgctgatctgaagccaggagcttcctcctggtctcccatggggtgcagggcccaagcacttgggccatcctccactgccttcccgggccatagcagagagctggcctggaagaagagcagccgggactagaacaggtgctcatatgggatgccagcgctgcaggcggaggattaacctgcaccacggcGTGGCCCCCACCAATAGTGTCATTTTAATGACAGCCTTCCTCATGAGTTTGAAGTGCTATATGctgttgttgggttttttttatttgagtctCTTTCATGTTTATTGGACATTTGTGTATCATTCTCGGATGAGTGTTTAAatattttgcccatttaaaaagtCGTTTAAGACACAGACAGGAAAGTACACCACCTACCGGTGTGCTCCCCACAGGCCTAACACAGCCAGTGGTGGGCCCAGGACTGGTGcaagctggcagctgggaactcactcaggtctcccacatggatggcaggaacccccTCACTTGAGCAGGCACCACTGCTTCCAGGGGCTTCATTACCTGGAAccctggagttaggagctggagccaagactggaacccatgtattctctgatgtggaatgtgagcCTTGTAAccagtgtctttaaaaaaaaaaaaagatttaattattattagggccagcattgtagaacAGTGGGTTGAggcaccacctgcaaagctggcatcccatatgaacactggttcaagtcccagctgctccgcttccaatctagctccctgctaacgtgcctgggaaagcagcagagtaatgagctggatcagaagcagagcagctgggacttgagctggcactcaccactgcacaatgccagccccttagccagtatcttaactgctaggctaaacactcacctcttttgtccatttttcaaTGGGGTCACTTAGTTGGAAGAGTTGCCAATAttgttctgttgtttttttttttttttcctaaagatttatttatttgagaggcagagttagaggcagagacagagagcgagatcttccatctgctgattcactccccagatgaccacaatggctggagctgggtttgatttgaagccaggagcttccagatctcccacatgggtgcaggggcccaagcacttgggccatcttcttctgctttcccaggccatagcatgcCAGCTCCCAaagggctggattagaagtggagcaattaagacttgaactggtacccacatgggatactggctctgcaggtggcggctttagctgtgacgccacagtgcctgcccctaaataTTTACTCttaatgtttgtattttctgaggAAAGGATTCCAACTTTTTTGGGCTTTGTAGAACATTACGGGGTCATCGGGCTGAACCGTAGTTTCTAGAGAATTAACATTTCTGTTTGTCTTTGCTTGCATTAGAGAGTGACTCAGACTTCTCCTCTGCAAGTGCCCACCCCATCTTGGATGCACCACCAGTCGTACCTCATGCAGCCTTCAGTGAGTGTTCAGAAGCGGGCAGAAGCAAAAGAGGCGGTGTGATGTAGAGAAAAACAGTGGGCTTTGATGACAGGAGATGTGGGTGTGAGTTCTGGCTCAGTCCCTGTGCAGCCCAACTCTAAAACCTTCAATTCTGTGTgcgtgattctgaggccagggctcTCCGGCCAGGCGGCAGAGCGCCTGTTCCTGCTCCAGTCTGGGCTGCTGCTCACCTGGCTCGTCTGTCTGCTTCAGAGGTCCTGGTCGCCAGCAGTCAGTGCTTTAGGCGGCTTCCCGGGGTGCTGCCTGCTGACCGCTGGTGCTGTCCTTGCCTCTAGGGCTCGGTCCTGACGCCAGGGATGGATCACCCTGTTTCACTGCCGCCGGCCTCCGTGGTGGGACCTCTGGCCCAGCAACTGGGCCACCTCTCCCTTGGCAGCACAGGCACGGTAAAGTGGCATGTTTTTTCTTTTCGGTTTTTAAAGTATGTTTacctttttgaaaggcagaatgacagggagatacagagagattttctatctgctagttcactctccatatggtcACAGTGGCCtaagctggaccaagccaaagccaggagccaggaactccgcctGAGTTTTTCATatgtgtggcaagggcccaaatacttggaccatctgctgctgctctcccagacacattagcagggagctggatcagaggtggagcagccaggactcaaactggtgttcatatgggatgccagcgtcacaggcagcagcttaacccaccacaccccagggccagcccaaaGTGGAGATTCTGGTTACTGGGTCCTGCAGGAGAGGGGACATCTGTGATGCCCTTCAGCCTAGATACTTAGGAGTGATGGTGGACTCACTTAAGCATCGTTAGGGCAACACTCAGAACAGGAGATAAACTGATCGCCCAGATGCTGGGAACGCAGCCCCTGCACCCTGCTTGTTAGTTCACAGAACTCACTGATGATGTTTCTGTCCTATGTGAGTTTAAGTGTTCAAATTCATTTCCTGGACGTTCTCACCAAATGCTCGGGAGTTAGAGGAAGAGTGGGTGACGTTCATTCCGTTTCTtgtgtctgctgcctcctggcccacACAGGAGGGCTTCAGGCAGAGCAGGCAGTAGACCCAGGAGAAGCAGGAGGTGccgggaaggagggagaaagcccTGCAGCAGGCGTGTCTCTAAGCCACAGTGCGCTTTAGACGGCCTGGCGCACCTTTAAGAAGCCAGGGCTCTAGAGGTAGAACACAGGCATCAGGGCTtcgttttttcttttctaagctTCCCAGGTGCTTCAAACGTTGCCAAGAGTCCTTGCCCTAAGCCCATCGGTATTTTTCGTTCTAGTACGTGCCCGCGGTGGCGGCTCTGCAGAACGCTTACATCCCCCAGTACGCCCCGGTGCCCTCGTCCAGTGTGTCGGTGGAGGTAAGAGCCTTCGTCGCCTCTCTGGTCTGAGGCTAAGGGAGGTGAACAGAGGCGGGTTCCCCTGCTCAGGGCCTTCCTCTTGCGGGGCACAGAGAGGCTGCCCTGAgctctggggggcggggcggTGTGCATGCTGACACAGTGAGTGTGGAGGGGTGGTCCAGGAAGGATGGCTCGGTGGGCGGTGTGAGCTGACTCTTGTTCTTGGGCATGGTACAGGATAGCAGCGGCCAGCAGAGCCAGGTGGCAGTGGATGCCCCCTCTGACCCTGGGGTCTATTCTTTCCAGTTCTCCAAGTAACCGGGTAAGCCCTGTGCATGGGGAGACCGGAGACagggcccctctctcccctccctggttTGTGCCTCCTCTAggttcctgctccctgccaggtCAGACAGAAATGAATTTCTCCAGACACAGGTCTGTCGCCCCGCAGAGCGCTAGCCACAGCCACTGTCTTCCGCGGGCCGGGCGCCCCACCCTCTGCACCATCTACTTGGCCATGGGGGTTGGGAGGCCCTCACTTGTGCTGCAGTCTCAGGGTTCAAGACGCATTTTTCCTTCTGCAAAGAAAGCTTTTTGTCCCCTTGTAGCTGCGCTGTGGGTTTTTCCCCTCAAAGAGCTCAGCTGGAGCAGCTCCTCCCCATGAAAaaacttgttatttatttatttatttatttttgacaggcagagtagagagagagaaaggtcttcctttttccattggttcaccccccaagtggccactacagctggtgtgttgtggccagcgcgctgtgccgatctgaagccaggagccaggtgcttctcctggtctcccatgcaggtgcagggcccaaggacttgggtcatcctccactgcactcccgggccacagcagagagctggcctggaagaggggcaaccaggacagaatccggcatcccaaccgggactagaacccagggtgctggcaccgcaggcagaggattagcctagtgagctgtggcgccggccgaaaaaACCTGTTTTGTATGTATTGGGATTATTTTTGGAGGCCTCTTAAATGATTTGTCATTGTATCTTTAAGAAAACCCAGAAAGCTGTGGTGCTAGGACGTGGACGAGGGAGTCCCGCTCGCCGTGTGCTGCCCTGGACTTCGTGGATGCATGCGTGTCTGGGGACACGGTGCGGGCTGCTAACGTGcactcctgtccctgtcccatggGCCCTCCTCGCGCGCTgtgcctcctctctcctccaggtTGGTCATTTTTCTCTCCCATACAGCCGAGTTGCCTCCGCTACCTTTGTTCAGTCTTTAATTTTGTGGGCTTATTTTTTGAATGAAACTTCATGTGGAATTTGGGGGAGCTGGGCAAGGAACGAGGTGACGGAAGCTGCTGCTCCTCCCGGGTGAGGAGTCCATTTGGGCTTCAGGACGTGGACACAGCACCAAGGCTCTTGCACGAGACGAACTGCAGCCTTTGGAAGCCACCTGTGGGCCCGAGGGGCTGAAGACCGTTTCAGGACGGACTCGCCCGGCCTCTGCTGCTTCTCACGCCAGCTGACACCACCTGAGCAAAGGTCTTTCcacacctgcctccctgcctcgGGACGTCTCCCGGCCCCCTTCCCTGCGCTCCCTGCGGCACAGCCTCCGTCCACGGGGGATCTGCGGCCGGGGGTGTGTGCTGCTGGCAGCCTGCAGAGCACGGGACAGCAAAGACGTCTCTGGCCCCAGATGTCATCCCTCATGCCAAAGCTGAAAGAGTTTGACCCAGGGTTGTCCCTGCTCTCTGGGGTGGGGACGatccccagcccagctctggacaccGCGTGCCTTCACACATCCATGTACCTGGCTTGGAGGGGCAGCCGTGGGATCCTTGATTTCTTAGGCTCTGACCTGTGACCCCGTGCGTCCAGCAGGAGCCGGCCTCAGAAGGCTGTGGCCACTGTGCCTGCACACACCTggccgtgggggtggggaagggcgaAGCTCTAGAACCGTGTGTGGACCCCTTCCCTGAGCTTGggcccaggccatcagcaagcaTTTTCCTTCTTGTGGAAGGacaacagggagcaggatgggaagtccGAGCCCGAGTCCCTCCCTCTGGCCGTCCCCTGCGAGGCCCGCGCCCAGGAGGAAGCCGTGGCTTGGCTTGCGGGGAGCAAGGCCCTGCTGCCGTCTTCCCTGGTCGCTGCCTTGCCTGGCGAGAAGAATTCTGCTCCCTTCACTTCCAGGCACGTGCCTGTCTGCCAGGCCTCTGCAAAGTCGAACAGTGGAGGGGGGAAGAGGCGCTGGTGAGGCGCTGGGAGCAAGAGCTGAGCTGGGGCccagcctgcccccgcccccaccaggcaTCTGCCAGTGCCCCCTGACCCCACCCAGGATGCAAAGGCTGAGATTCTCCTCACAGAAGGGCTTACCCGGGGTGAGGCAGCCCCAAGCTCAGCAACCTTCTAGAAGGATTTGGCTGAGCAGGTGAGCCTTGTTTCTGTCTCCAGCCTCAGTCAAGGAAAGCACAGCGTAG
The window above is part of the Oryctolagus cuniculus chromosome 11, mOryCun1.1, whole genome shotgun sequence genome. Proteins encoded here:
- the RBMS2 gene encoding RNA-binding motif, single-stranded-interacting protein 2 isoform X2; its protein translation is MAPPSPSNSTPNSSSGSSGNDQLSKTNLYIRGLQPGTTDQDLVKLCQPYGKIVSTKAILDKTTNKCKGYGFVDFDSPSAAQKAVTALRASGVQAQMAKQQEQDPTNLYISNLPLSMDEQELEGMLKPFGQVISTRILRDTSGTSRGVGFARMESTEKCEAIITHFNGKYIKTPPGVPAPSDPLLCKFADGGPKKRQNQGKFVQNGRAWPRNGDMGGMALTYDPTTALQNGFYPAPYNITSSRMLAQAALPPYLPSPGSPYQRVTQTSPLQVPTPSWMHHQSYLMQPSGSVLTPGMDHPVSLPPASVVGPLAQQLGHLSLGSTGTYVPAVAALQNAYIPQYAPVPSSSVSVEDSSGQQSQVAVDAPSDPGVYSFQFSK
- the RBMS2 gene encoding RNA-binding motif, single-stranded-interacting protein 2 isoform X1, producing MLLSVTSRPGISTFGYNKNNKKPYVSLAQQMAPPSPSNSTPNSSSGSSGNDQLSKTNLYIRGLQPGTTDQDLVKLCQPYGKIVSTKAILDKTTNKCKGYGFVDFDSPSAAQKAVTALRASGVQAQMAKQQEQDPTNLYISNLPLSMDEQELEGMLKPFGQVISTRILRDTSGTSRGVGFARMESTEKCEAIITHFNGKYIKTPPGVPAPSDPLLCKFADGGPKKRQNQGKFVQNGRAWPRNGDMGGMALTYDPTTALQNGFYPAPYNITSSRMLAQAALPPYLPSPGSPYQRVTQTSPLQVPTPSWMHHQSYLMQPSGSVLTPGMDHPVSLPPASVVGPLAQQLGHLSLGSTGTYVPAVAALQNAYIPQYAPVPSSSVSVEDSSGQQSQVAVDAPSDPGVYSFQFSK